CAAAATGTGCACCTCACATATGAATGCACTGTGAGCGGACtattttaagaagaaaaaaaaaatgcctaagAGCTTTTGTTGAATTGCTAGAGATGCTACTTTTTTGACAGGTCATCATGAAGTCAGATATGCTCTGGCAGCATCATACTGTTGGAGGAGATAAAACATCTACACACACAAGTTGCATAATaggatttgctttttttttttttttctaccttaTTAATTGATGTAATTTCCATCCTCACCACAGGCTCCCCTCCCACCACACTGAAGAAATTAAATGCTGAATCtgacagtaacacacacacaccattattCAATTTTATGGCTCACTGAAATCCTGCCTGATATCTCTCTGAAATCTGTGCCTTTGAACAAACACAACTCATACAGGAAACACACCCACTGgagaaagaggggggaaaaaaagagggataAACAAGGCATTTAGCAAAGCCGAGTAAGGGATAGAGGCAGAAGGGGGAGGGATGGTCAGTGGAGACAGCTAGATTAGCTAGCTGGAGCATATCTCATAGACTGTGTAGTGATAGGGAGGCACCTGGTTGGCGTGTGGACAAGCTGTGGATCGTGTGGCCACCAAGTGGCCCCTCACTTTCAGGACTGAACCCGGCAGTGACCCCTCAATGATTTTCAGTTTCACCTCTGTTCTTTGTGTCAAGTCACACTCCAGCTTTGTAGGGCAGGAGGAGGCACGGCGACAGTCCTGCTCATGAACACTGGCCAAAAGCCGCAAGACACGAACACTGACTAAGGTCAACAGGAGGGATTCAGCTGCTTTTAGCATCAGCAGTGCTGTCCACaggtttaacacatttaaaCCCTAAAAAGTTGCTTGATAGACAACTTAACTAAACCACTGATTATTGAGtattgtgtgtgttactgtaaaTTATGACATcaataaaaagcttttaaaactcTCAGGCATACTGTGATGTTAAATATAAGCACTACTGCAGCTCATTCTGTTGTTTTGATAATGTTCAATATTGCAGCCAAAGGTTAGTTACTGTCTCTTGCGAGATGCAGAATGAACAATGCACCTTCATATTAATATTATACTCCCACTTTTAATGTGCTGCATACATTACAAGAGCTCGGTTGATATGTGTATTTTGTAGTAGATCATAAACCATTCATAATATTAAAAACTTGCAAAATGTGCAACACTTTAAtgcaatatttcatattttttcctctcagaTCTGAGCTTTCTAACAAAGATCAGGTCTTAAACCAAGACAATGAAGAGTCAAATCTTTCTCCTTCTTCCCCTTGCAGGGATGGCTACAGAGGTATGGCTACCTTCCCCGCACAGAACCAGGCATGTCTGTCCTGTGGTCGGCCCAAACCATGCACTCTGCCATTGCTGCCATGCAGCGTGTCTATGGTCTCAATGTCACAGGGACACTGGATGAGAAAACCAAGGAGTGAGTATACACTTGTGTCGTGGATGCGCTTGtacagacacaaacagctgagCAACACATGCACTTTCATTAGGCCATTAATGTCATGTTAATGCATTATGCTCCACCCGTTCATTTAAAATGCAGAAGGGATGGCTATAAGCATTGCAATAAATTAATaaaggaaagagacagagatgTTTGTTTCACCTCCCATCACCTCGCCTCAAACAACCTCCAGTGAaggttttaacattttttcccctcttctcaTTTTGCATGATGATGCAGTGATATCACTCTGAGGTGAGAATTAAAGTTTTGCCTAcgtattgtgtttgtttttgtagttgTGACGTGGTGTGAATGAGAACCATGAAGGGCTGTAGTTTGGAGTAGTTTAGCGCTGTTCTGCATTCCTTATTTTGGTTCTGTGATTCTCTGGCACCTGTCAGGAAGAGAACTGCTGAGTTCACTTCAATGCTTTATGTTGTCTTGTGATGCAAACTGAGATCCAAAATTTGAAGTCAGCAAACTTAAGTcaccttctcttctcttctcttctcttctcttctcttctcttctcttctcttctcttctcttctcttctcttctcttctcttctcttctcttctcttctcttctcttctcttctcttctcttctcttctcttctcttctcttctcttctcttctcttctcccttTTTAAGCTGGATGCAAAAACCCCGCTGCGGAGTTCCGGACACATTTAGAAGTGCACCGAGGTCACGGAGGCGGAGATACGCTCTGACAGGACAGAAGTGGCAGCGTACACACATAACCTACAGGTGAGCGACGGTGGAGGCATGTTGTCATAGGGAGATTACAGATTCAGATATGTTAGTGTTAATTTGCTCAGCTCTCCTCGGTCTCTCATCTCCTCCTCTTTAACCACCTGGGATCACATGCTCCGTGTTGTCATAGAGACTGAACAAGTACGTCACATGTGTGGGggctcacacacaaaaatacagcGATAATCACACATCCAGAAACACATAAATTAACACATAAATTTGCCCATGTGTGCTGTGAGTATGTTTGCTCTTCAGTGTATAAATAACTTTGCtggcaaaatgaaaaacaggatcaggcttttttttttttttttttaatccttattctatcattttcataaaacaaagcaaaccatTTTAGCAGATCCGCATGAAAACGAAGGCTTTTCTCTCCCTCATATTAAATTGTTTGAAAATTCACAGTGTAAATTATCCATAATCTCAGCAGAAATATTTAAACACTCATCTTATCAGGCCTGATTAAGCCCACGCTTTTAATAGGTTCTGAGAAGAACCGATAAACGGGTCTCTGGCACAACTGCAAATTGACAGGTTTCTGCAGTAATAGATGATAACACTGCCAATTTATTCAAATCCTCCCTTCTTGCCTGAATTTGAATTGATGAGCCACCTCTCCTAATGGAATGTCAATCAGTGCTGagccagtgctgctgctgctgactgcaCTTTATTCGTGAAAATGAGTGGAGAAGATTTCCCATTCCTCTCTGCCTGCCAGACACTGATAACGACTGCTGTGTTAAAAGTTCAGTAAAAAGCTGCCGGGCTTGAAATAGTTGTGTCaagtgcaacttttttttttaaggatctcCTCCTtattctgaaaaagaaaaaaaaaatagttcagACAAATTAATGGGACAATAAGGCAAAGGGGTGATGCatgatgtatttttattttgaatttctgCTCAGAATTTTGCTCCCCGAAGTTTCAGATTATGTACGATGGGTGTTTTTATGTAAACTCTGACTTGCAGAGTATTTTTAGACTGAATgcctccaccaccacctctcAGCAACCTTTTCACTTGGTATGCTTGATTGGCTTCCTGCAGCATAAAAAATGTTACCCCGAAGGTGGGCGCACGGGAGACTCACGATGCCATCCGGCGGGCGTTTGACGTGTGGCAGGGTGTGACTCCCCTACGCTTCGAGGCCGTTCCATACAGTGCCCTGGAGACTGGCAGGCGTGACGTGGACATCACTATCATCTTCGCTTCAGGTTTTCACGGTGACAGCTCGCCCTTCGATGGGGAGGGAGGATTCCTTGCCCACGCCTATTTTCCAGGCCCAGGCATAGGAGGAGATACACACTTTGACTCAGATGAGCCTTGGACGCTTGGGAACCCCAACCATGATGGTGAGTGAAAAGGAAAGCTGGTGTGAGGGATAAGGCAAGGTGACTAAGACTGCCAACAACGAAGCAAGCAATGCACAAGAAAGGAGAAGCTACAGCAAAGAAGAGCAGGGAGGCGGGGGGATTttaagataaaaagaaaaaaaagggggggtttAAATGCTGATGTTGGCAGGAAGGTAAACAAAAAACTGTGTGGAAGATGTGAGTAAAGCACagagaaaggggggaaaaaagaaacaagagcgATACATGAGGAGTGATGGAAGGCAAACCATCTAAATACAGATGGCTCGGCAGGAGGGCAATATGACAGAGACGGTATCACAGGGCAGAGTATGAGCGATGTTTAACCAAAAACTAAGAATGCAGAGATGTCTTTGATCCGTCTGTGCTCTGTAAAGACGCATCACCCCATCTGTCAGgattctgatgttttttttgttgtataaTAAGCTCTTCAGATGACAGGATAGAAAGCCCTACTATTTTAAGATATTGGTTGCTGGCACATGATTATTCAGTTCTATTGAATTTGATGTAGCCGACTGGTATTCGTACCTGTACAGGATTTAATATTAATGATGTTAGGCTGCTTTGCTAATATCATATGCCATATGTTTGCATTCTCCCTTCCGGTaaatggggaggaggagggttaCAGCTCACTTGGTGTTTGTTCTGGGAACCTTGCTTGCCACccatcagctcctctccctctctctcgctctctctcctttGTTCTCGTACCCTAATGGTAACTGTCTCAGACTCCCAAGTCGAATTCATGTTCACCCTTGTGCAGTGTCCCATGGTTATCCATTTGGAGCGCTGGGGCTGATTTTGAAAAGCTCCCATCTCAGCTTATGTGTCTGGAAAGCTTTGCAACCTTTAATGGGCTTTCACAGCAGTGTAATTGTAAATGTTGCATGTTGACATGTGCGCTAATGGTAGCTCGGGCTTGTCTCCTGGGAGTCCTTATGGGACAATTCTGGTTAGGTGGAAGTGGCTGGTGGTGTTAGATAAATGGTGGAGGGGGAGGTGTAACCTTTTAGCTGCTGGATGAGGGTCAGTAGCTGGGCTGTCCAGTGCTCCTGGCAGAAGGGGATATCATGTTGTAAAGGGCAACAATCTCCTGGGGACAGCTTCAGTCACAAGCTGTACTTAAATGGTGTACTTCTCTCTAAATCAGGTTGACACTATGAGCTGAACACTGGCCATATGTACTAactgtaacatttttatttttcatttgagtgtgtgtgtttgtgtgcttgtatgtgaTATGATGTAGCCTCACAATGTTTGCTTGTAGCTGGCCAACATTTATATGGGTTCAGGTGCATTAAATGAGTTCTTCTTGCCTGATGCCCTGGGCAGCAATGTGAGTGTGTCTTTCTGCTCTCTTTTGTTCACATGTGGCTTATCTCCCTTTAAGTAGTAAAAATAGGAAAAGTGCGCCTGCTTCATATTTTACCTCCAGTATGCTTTTCTTGTAACTATTTGCACCAAATTAGCTCAGTGAATCAGATGGCAGAAAGTAATTATGATCTTCACTGCTGATAAATTAGCTATTTGTTAATTGTGCACTGAATGGTTAGCATGTTCAATgatgcaaaaaaaccccccaaaaaacattgAAAACTGCTTCTGTAGAATGCAAAGgtcttaaaaatgatttattttgaatCGATGGGCCAAAATCCAAAGGTAGCTGGATTTTAATATagcaagcaaagaaaaaagcaaattcTGTCATATAAGTTCCTGTGAACAGTAAATGTTTGGCATTTTAGGCTAGAAAAATGGTTTAAAGATTATTAGAATAGGTGAGTATACACAGGAAGTTATAAAGTAGCTATATTGATAAAAACCTGTCAGCTTTTAATGCTGGGTAATGGTAAAAAGTTGTCATTTTCAGACTAGTTTGCAGTGTGTCTCTGCACTGGTGATAACTGTGTCTGGAGACATTCTGTTTGCAGGTATTGTGTAAGTGTCCCATTCCTGTGAAAGAAATATCTTCAAATTTGGCGTGAGCGTTCACTTGGACTCGAGgacaaactgatttgaatttgatgggggaaaaaaatggagaatCAAAGTCGCTGCACCCCCACAGGAGTAGATGGGGAgattccatttttctttttttttttgtttgtttccgtATTTTGCATTTGGTTGGAATTAGTGACGAACTTTGATGTGAGGGCAAGGCTCCAGCAACACTTGTAGTGTGTAAAACAATTCTATTGTTTAATTGAGGTTGTGGCTTTCAGGAACCTGAAGAAGGCtagaaaccaaaaataataaaggGGTTCTACGTACAGCAAGTGTTTCTGGAACTTTAACCTCTTCCTCACACCTTGGAAGTAGGCAAACGTGTGCCAGAAACCTCTACTTTATTTTGTCAGATATTTAGTGTCCACCTGTTAGATTCCTTTACAGTCTTCAGAAACTATTTTAAAAGAGTCTGGACAGATGTACTATTTGTGCAATGCAACTTGGGTCATTGGGGAAGCCaatacatttttctctttattcacAATGTATAATCTTTAAAGATGAAGAGTACACCTCCTGCATGTACACTTTATCTTAATATTATGGAAGTTTTGGATTCTAAATGATattatcctcttcctctctccaggTAACGACCTGTTCTTGGTTGCGGTTCACGAGCTGGGCCATGCTCTCggtctggagcattcaaatGACCCCACTGCTATCATGGCTCCTTTCTACCAGTACATGGACACAGAGAACTTCAAACTACCTCATGATGACCTACAGGGCATCCAGAAAATATACGGTAGCTTTCCACAGtagaatttctttttaaagcatGAGATAAAAGTCTGAAAGAACACGTAATAAAGACACTTATGCCTTATTTTGTTCCAACACTTCACTGAAGCTGTATagcaaaacaatataaatagTGAAGCACTGAAGCTTAGTCACTTGCTTATTGAAATGCTGCTACATCAGTCATATTGGGTTCAATGCCAATAAGCAGCATTTGTCAGCTGTTAAAGAGGGCAGCCAATCTGTGCTTTCAAAACAACGTGAGTCCACTAACactaagccaaaaaaaaaaaaaaaaagatgcattttcTGTGCCAAAATAAAAGGTGCAGTGGTCAAAAGAACTGTGAACTCAATAGATACAGTCCtgcaaaaaaagaatgaaatctTTCAAAAGTTTTGACAAAGAGGAATATTAAAGAACACAgataaaattcttttttttttctttttaggtcCACCGGATAGAGCGCCACAGCCTACCAGGCCCCCACCCACAGTCCCACCTCCTCGCTTTCACCCACCCTCTGACCCACGTAAACACGATCGCCATGCCAGACCCCATCGCCCCCCACAGGGCGCCAAACCCTCCAACCCGAACTCCAAACCTAACATCTGTGATGGAGGCTTCAACACTCTGGCCATCCTCCGAAAGGAGCTTTTTGTGTTCAAGGTAAAGTAGGTCATCAGATGGCTGCTTGCTTCAGAGCATGATGGTGGTGATAAAGAGTGGTGATGATTCTACCTTGTCCGTTTCTATAGGACCAGTGGTTCTGGAGGGTGCGAGACAACTCGGTAGTTCCTGGCTACCCCATGCAGATCAACTACTTCTGGAAGGGCTTACCTCCCAAAATTGATGCAGTGTATGAAAACAGCGAAgggaagtttgtttttttcaaaggtAATAACaggaaccttttttttcttcttttctttctttcttttttttttttttttaaatatatgggTAAAAGCCACTGTGTGGAGTTCAACTACTTGAAGTTAAAAGTGTAtcctctttatttttgttggtCCTTCTCCCGGCTGCAGCACAGTTTGGCTAAATGATCTCTTAGTGGCATTAGGGTACAAGAGAGAGTAATGATGTTACAGTAACAAAAAATAATGTAGGTCAGCAAATATGGATGTAAATATGATGGTGTATTTTGGTCAAAGTATGTAaagaaaaaatctaaataataaaGAGCAGGGTGCATAGTGTAATACTGCAAGAAAAAACGGAATTTCCCAGattaaaacagtattttttaatacatgaatttgcaaaaacaacaacaaaaaaagaaatactctgAGATTATTAGAAATTCAGAATCAACCTCTTCACATTGCACCACCGCTTGCTGTTTATTATCCCTTCAGTGGCTGACCTAATCAAATTATACTTTGCAATAAACATCTGTAGAAAAGGGCTTGTGGTTTTGGGCCAGAATTACCATAATTACCACACTTTGATGATACATTGCCATGAACTGTGCCTGTTTAGAAGAAAACAAATTCGATTAaatgacagcttttttttttttgtttcctgtttattgGTAGCACCAGAGGTGTGATGAGGTTGATCCAGACTTGCAAAGGGAAGTTCTCATATTGCTCTAAAATGACAATGCatgcaaaacagaacaaaaacagaacaaaacaaaacaaaaaatagcaAATGTTTTTGAGAAAATACATTAACATTTGTCAGGCTTATAGGAGGCACATTTTACTAAACCcattgtaatgtaaaaaaacacaGAGTACAAAAAACTCAGTAGGTCAAATTAATCTGATTTAGtagaataaaaacaat
This portion of the Archocentrus centrarchus isolate MPI-CPG fArcCen1 chromosome 17, fArcCen1, whole genome shotgun sequence genome encodes:
- the mmp16b gene encoding matrix metalloproteinase-16 isoform X2, yielding MTLVSSSKRKPSDCFYAAAFCLHFLLWISCAVSGEGDHQFSVEGWLQRYGYLPRTEPGMSVLWSAQTMHSAIAAMQRVYGLNVTGTLDEKTKDWMQKPRCGVPDTFRSAPRSRRRRYALTGQKWQRTHITYSIKNVTPKVGARETHDAIRRAFDVWQGVTPLRFEAVPYSALETGRRDVDITIIFASGFHGDSSPFDGEGGFLAHAYFPGPGIGGDTHFDSDEPWTLGNPNHDGNDLFLVAVHELGHALGLEHSNDPTAIMAPFYQYMDTENFKLPHDDLQGIQKIYGPPDRAPQPTRPPPTVPPPRFHPPSDPRKHDRHARPHRPPQGAKPSNPNSKPNICDGGFNTLAILRKELFVFKDQWFWRVRDNSVVPGYPMQINYFWKGLPPKIDAVYENSEGKFVFFKGNRFWVFKDTTLQPSYPQDISLFGSGMPTQSIETAVWWEDVAKTYFFKGDRYWRYNEDMRTMDPGYPKPITIWKGIPDSPQGAFVDKANGFTYFYKEKEYWKFNNQLLRVEPGYPRSILRDFMGCDGLPADPDWDWSPPVAEERHYDNGDADVVIKLDSAGGTEKAVAIAIPCVLALCMMVLLYTVFQFRRKSTQRHILYCKRSMQEWV
- the mmp16b gene encoding matrix metalloproteinase-16 isoform X1, which gives rise to MTLVSSSKRKPSDCFYAAAFCLHFLLWISCAVSGEGDHQFSVEGWLQRYGYLPRTEPGMSVLWSAQTMHSAIAAMQRVYGLNVTGTLDEKTKDDITLSWMQKPRCGVPDTFRSAPRSRRRRYALTGQKWQRTHITYSIKNVTPKVGARETHDAIRRAFDVWQGVTPLRFEAVPYSALETGRRDVDITIIFASGFHGDSSPFDGEGGFLAHAYFPGPGIGGDTHFDSDEPWTLGNPNHDGNDLFLVAVHELGHALGLEHSNDPTAIMAPFYQYMDTENFKLPHDDLQGIQKIYGPPDRAPQPTRPPPTVPPPRFHPPSDPRKHDRHARPHRPPQGAKPSNPNSKPNICDGGFNTLAILRKELFVFKDQWFWRVRDNSVVPGYPMQINYFWKGLPPKIDAVYENSEGKFVFFKGNRFWVFKDTTLQPSYPQDISLFGSGMPTQSIETAVWWEDVAKTYFFKGDRYWRYNEDMRTMDPGYPKPITIWKGIPDSPQGAFVDKANGFTYFYKEKEYWKFNNQLLRVEPGYPRSILRDFMGCDGLPADPDWDWSPPVAEERHYDNGDADVVIKLDSAGGTEKAVAIAIPCVLALCMMVLLYTVFQFRRKSTQRHILYCKRSMQEWV